The Aedes albopictus strain Foshan chromosome 1, AalbF5, whole genome shotgun sequence genomic interval ttccaaactttcatcgttttcaatgataaatagcctcatttgttaggcataAATGGTAACTGCAACTTAACAATATTCTCTTGATACTTCATCAGAAATATTCAGTTTATTTcggactccttcagaagttctcttgGTGATTAATCCTGctattttttttctgtaggtcctccaggtgttctctccggatttttttttccaggaactccttctagcattcctccagtgattctcctCGGTGTTTCTTTGAGATTCctcttgagttttttttaatttccagaaaaaaattttgaaagaaaagcAATGTTTAAAAAAACTAGGTAGTTGCTAAATCCAtaatgaatttcaagaaaaaaaaatctcagaatgaaTATCTGAGGACCATGGAAGGAGCTCTTGGATGAATCATgtaaggaactactggaagaatcccggaagaaatttctgggggaaccccaattgaaattcctggtggaacctcAAAGGAAAACTCTGATGGAAACAACTACAAGCATCCCAGAAAGAACACCTGccagaatctcaaaaaaaaacctggataaaCTCGAgccggaacttctggagaaatctcagaagaaacttctgggtaaattcagaaataaatcctggaggaataccagaataaattctgtgaagaatctgtgagtgtttttggaaaaaaattcgggagaaatttcggaaaaaatactGCCAGAATCACAAGAACCATTCAtgagggaatctcagaaggaattcctgaataagaagcaatttctgtaggaacttaaaaacgaattcctgaagaaatctcggggcaaacttatggagaaatccagaaactcctttagaaattatagaggacattcctgcaggaatattaaaacgaattcctaaagcgatctcggaacgaattcattgagaactcctggaagaatgccagaagTACTTGCTGGAGAAGTTttggaaagagctcctggagaaatcgcaaataaaaaatgttttagaaatctcagaagaaactcttggaaacccCACAGAGAAAGAGTCCTTAATAACTCCCTAAAAACTTATCAGAAGTTCCCTTAGgtatcctgaagaaacttctgcagaattcgTATTTGACATTTATTAAGTAAACCGTAGAAGGTATTCCCTGTTGTTGGCAATCATACTTTTTTAAAATTAAATAGATTTGAATTACAAACTATTGTACCTAATTACATATGCGTGCAAAAGCACTCACGGAGAGCCAAATGAAATGTACTCAGAGAGTAGGGAGAACAATTCCGATCGGTACCGTGCCGATCGTGCTAGCGCGATTTGGAGGTAGATATAGGTTCTTTGGCTCTGATCATTTTTAGTATAGTTTCGATACTGGTCAAATACAGACGTGGAGGTCCAACAAACCTACCCTCGAGTTAGTTGTATTTCGAATTTTATCGAATAAACATATTCGACCCAACTCGAGTGTTTCTCTTTCCGCGAGTGCAAAGAAAGACCGTAGAGTTAGAAAGCGGTGTCCCTCCCCACGTGGTCAACGGAAAAACGTCGTCGCCGCCGTTCCAAAGTGGTTTGCTGCTGTCTGTTCCTGTTGTTGCTGGTGGCCGTTAGTCTCTCGGCCGTGTTCTCGTCGACGTAGCCAGGTTTGCCTACATTTTTTGGTGCCGAAACCCGGGACTGCCAGGTCCCCGTCATCGTTATCGGCCGGCGCAAGAGGATAGCGTGGATTGTTTTCGAACAATAGCGGGTTCCATTTCGGGAATTCTTGCCGCTGTTGTATCACCTCACGGATCTTCAGCCGGATTACTTGCTGCATCGGTAGCTGTTCTCGACCTGGACGTCTGCATGAGCGTGGAAGATCACCAGCGAGCAAAGGACGCAGGTCAAGCCAAGTGAGCCCAGGTAACGCACTGGAGACAAAAGGTGAGTGGACCGCCATTTTATTTTCGACCAATAAATTGTTCTCGTGCGTTTTATTGTTATCGCGCCCATTGTTCCAAAATGGTGCTTCGACAGTGCAAGAAAACAAAAAAGCTCCTTCTAAAAAGGAACAATATCATCGGTTCCGCCAAGTTGATCAAGGAATACGATGAGAATTTCGTGTTTGACCGTGATTTTCCTCAACTCAAGTTTCGGCTTGAGACGTTAGATAGCCTGTGGGAGAAGTTCAATGAAGTGCAGGCAGAAATTGAACTTGAGGATGAGCTTTCGGAGGAACTTGCTGAAGAACGCGTTGATTTTGAAACGCAATACTTCGAATTGAAAGGCTCATTAGCCACCAAACTTGCAGTCTTTGATGAAAGAGCTGAAAGGCGGCCCGGTTCACCTGGTGCTCCGCCGGCACATGCTCCTTTTGTTCGCCTCCCTGAACTTAAAATTCCAGAGTTCAGTGGAGATTACGATGAGTGGATGAATTTTCACGACCTTTTCACCACTCTCATCCACACTAATGGCCAACTTTCGGCAGTACAGAAGTTTCAGTACTTGAAAACTGTACTGAAAGGTGATGCTTTGCGACTCGTGCAATCTCTCGCAGTCTCCGCGGCAAACTATGctatagggcacttgctggctttgtttagtgtgcccaacagacccatttgattttgctgtgaaacgtttcgtaacgcaattctcattacaaagcgttaccagcaaaatcaaagggtctgttgggcacactaaacaaagccagcaagtgccctattgCGTGGGACTTGCTAAAAAAGCGGTTCGACAACAAAAACTTCCTCATCAAGCAACATTTTTCGGCATTAATGTCCACTCCATCTGTGCGCAAAGAGTCTTCGTCTGCGCTGTGCAACCTTGCGGACGAGTTCGACAAGCACGTGAGCGTGCTCAATAAATTAGAAGATCCCAGAGAGCATTGGAATTCGTTCCTAGTTGAACTGCTCAGCAGCAAACTTGACCCGTTGACGCAAAAGGAGTGGGAGAATCAGTTTCAGGAGAATGTGCGGCCAGTGTATGCTGACCTGGTTGCCTTCATCCAAAAACGTTCTCGCATTTTGCAGTCAATTACGCTCTCCCAACCTTCGCCTTCTACGAGTAAATCCGAACCGAAGCATGAGTCCAAACCCTCTCGGCCGAAAACCACGTTGTACCACTCAGCCAACAGTGATAGCACTCAAAAGTGCAGTTTGTGTAAGCAATCGCACACACTATCGCAGTGCGATGAATTTAGGAAGCTAACGCCTCAAAAACGCTTCGAGTTGGCTAAACGGCAAGGACTTTGTCTAAATTGCCTAAAATCATCTCATATGATGAAAAATTGCTCAGCTGGTTCGTGTCGTACCTGCAATAAACGTCACCACACACTTTTGCATTTGAACTCGCAGTCTGTCAGCAATACAGAGTCCCACGATAAATCTGTGGCAGCACAGGTTGGCCAATGTCAGCAATCCTCACAATCGGCCACGGTCGTCGAATCGCCGTCGTCGGTGCCGTGCATTGTCGATCAATGTCACGGGGTCCCTCGGGTTACGGGACAGGCCTCGTCGCCGTCGGATAGGCCAACCAATCGTTCGTTATCGTCCGTTTCGTCGCCGGTTCCCCCGGTTATACCGTCAAGCTTAGCTCAAAGCTCCTCGCAAGTGACGAACTGCCAAACCGTCACACCCAATCACTCTTTCGTATCGAAAGCATGTATCTCGTCAGTATTCATGCTTACTGCCTACGTGAAAGTCCAACACGTGGATGGCACTCATATTCTCGCTCGCGCCTTGCTGGATTGTGCATCCGAAGCCAATTTCGTAACTCAATCTCTCGCTCAACGGCTTTGTTTGAAACGCACACCAGCCAATATCGATGTGTACGGTATCAGTCAAACAGTAAAACAAGTGAAGCACAAAACGATCATTACTGTATCGTCGCGCTACGGTTCGTACACAAGTAGCATGGAATTTCTAATTTTGCCCACATTGACTAGAGTCCTACCCACTGCAACTGTCGACATTTCGAAGTGGGTCATTCCTCGCCACCTTCCCCTTGCTGATCCTAAATTCAACATTGCGCATGATATCGACCTCATCATCGGTATCAAAAACTTCTTCTCGATTCTGGAGAACGATCAAATCTCCGTTGGAAATGGCTTGCCAGTGCTTCGCAAAACAGTTTTCGGTTATGTTGTCGCCGGTGAAGCAGAACAACCTGCGCCCCCTCCGTCGTCTGCAACGTGTCATCGATCGACAACCTGGAGTCGATGGTTCACAAGTTTTGGGAGGTGGAGAGTTTTGAGAAGGGAAAGGCGCTCTCGTTGGAGGAGCTATACTGCGAGAATCATTTCCGAAAGACACACTATAGAGCTTCTGACGGTCGGTACGTGGTTCGTTTGCCGATGCGTGGGGAGATGCTTGACTCGTTGGGAGAGTCGTTCAGAATCGCCGAGCGGCGGTTTTCGGCAATCGAGAGGAAGCTGTCGTCTGACCCACAACTACACGCAGAGTACTCTAAGTTCATGGATGAGTACCTATCGTTGGGGCACATGGAGGAAATCAAGCCTGATTTATCTCCGTCCACCCCGCACTTCT includes:
- the LOC134289689 gene encoding uncharacterized protein LOC134289689, yielding MSTPSVRKESSSALCNLADEFDKHVSVLNKLEDPREHWNSFLVELLSSKLDPLTQKEWENQFQENVRPVYADLVAFIQKRSRILQSITLSQPSPSTSKSEPKHESKPSRPKTTLYHSANSDSTQKCSLCKQSHTLSQCDEFRKLTPQKRFELAKRQGLCLNCLKSSHMMKNCSAGSCRTCNKRHHTLLHLNSQSVSNTESHDKSVAAQVGQCQQSSQSATVVESPSSVPCIVDQCHGVPRVTGQASSPSDRPTNRSLSSVSSPVPPVIPSSLAQSSSQVTNCQTVTPNHSFVSKACISSVFMLTAYVKVQHVDGTHILARALLDCASEANFVTQSLAQRLCLKRTPANIDVYGISQTVKQVKHKTIITVSSRYGSYTSSMEFLILPTLTRVLPTATVDISKTTCAPSVVCNVSSIDNLESMVHKFWEVESFEKGKALSLEELYCENHFRKTHYRASDGRYVVRLPMRGEMLDSLGESFRIAERRFSAIERKLSSDPQLHAEYSKFMDEYLSLGHMEEIKPDLSPSTPHFYLPHHAIQRPDSTTTKTRVVFDASCRGSNNISLNDLCYVGPTVQPPLIATLVNFRIPRFAVSADAEKMYRQVWVHPDDSLLQLILFRENPAEELKTYRLKTVTYGTAPAPYLATRVLNQLAEDEADKYPLAAPKVGKCFYVDDYFSGDDNEQRLVETNHQLIELLRSGG